In Bacteroidia bacterium, a genomic segment contains:
- a CDS encoding gluconate 2-dehydrogenase subunit 3 family protein, which translates to MNRRDAVKQVAILVGGALSVPAVAGILQGCEADTRPDWIPEFFSIEQGDLVAEIAEMIIPATDTPGAKDVLVHRLIDKLFMVHFPKAEQDHFLAGLEAINQAGGKPFLSLDKQAQTDILLQAEQDGKKQSGSDKPFMRMMKELTLLGYFTSEVGASKVLEYLHIPGNFEGCVPMKPGQKAWAV; encoded by the coding sequence ATGAACAGAAGAGACGCAGTAAAACAAGTAGCGATACTTGTCGGCGGTGCACTTTCGGTACCCGCTGTAGCAGGCATTCTTCAGGGATGTGAGGCCGACACCCGCCCTGACTGGATACCTGAGTTTTTTTCCATTGAGCAAGGGGACCTGGTCGCTGAGATTGCCGAGATGATCATTCCGGCTACGGATACACCCGGAGCTAAAGATGTGCTTGTGCACCGGCTGATTGATAAATTGTTTATGGTTCATTTCCCTAAGGCTGAGCAGGATCACTTTCTTGCAGGTCTGGAAGCGATCAACCAGGCAGGAGGAAAACCCTTTCTCTCACTGGATAAGCAGGCGCAAACCGATATTCTGCTTCAGGCGGAACAGGACGGGAAAAAACAGTCAGGATCTGACAAACCTTTTATGCGTATGATGAAAGAGCTGACACTTCTCGGCTACTTTACTTCGGAGGTTGGCGCAAGCAAGGTGCTTGAGTATCTCCACATTCCCGGAAATTTTGAAGGTTGCGTACCCATGAAGCCGGGACAAAAAGCGTGGGCTGTATAA
- a CDS encoding MBL fold metallo-hydrolase has translation MKPAFQKDEQLIADIKSGMKLNSGFRLWWLGQSGFLIQWQGKHLLIDPYLSDSLTKKYSATDKPHVRITERVVDPARLDFIDIITSSHNHTDHLDGETLIPLFAANPQAIFVIPEANRIFAANRIQKEINFPLGMTAGQTAEIAGFRITAIPAAHEELETDPEGRHIYLGYIFSFGDWTVYHSGDTVLYPGLADRLKEYSPSILLLPINGRAPERRVAGNLNAAEAVLLAKEVSAQCVIPCHYDMFEFNTADPQYFIHYANSERQPYSVLQNGERAEF, from the coding sequence ATGAAACCCGCATTTCAAAAAGACGAACAACTGATCGCCGATATAAAGTCCGGGATGAAACTCAATTCGGGTTTTCGGCTATGGTGGCTCGGTCAAAGCGGGTTTCTGATCCAGTGGCAGGGAAAACATTTGCTGATCGATCCATATCTTTCGGATTCCCTCACGAAAAAATATTCAGCCACCGACAAACCCCACGTCCGGATTACGGAAAGAGTTGTGGATCCGGCGCGGTTGGACTTCATCGATATCATTACCTCCAGCCACAATCACACCGACCATCTTGACGGAGAAACGCTGATTCCGCTGTTTGCTGCCAATCCGCAAGCGATATTTGTGATTCCTGAAGCCAACCGTATATTCGCAGCCAACCGCATTCAAAAAGAAATCAACTTTCCCTTAGGGATGACAGCCGGGCAAACAGCAGAAATAGCAGGTTTCCGGATCACGGCTATTCCCGCAGCCCATGAAGAACTGGAAACTGACCCCGAAGGGCGACACATCTATTTGGGTTATATTTTTTCTTTTGGGGACTGGACTGTTTACCACAGTGGTGATACGGTATTGTATCCGGGATTGGCAGACCGGCTGAAGGAATATTCACCATCCATTCTCCTTCTCCCCATCAATGGGCGCGCTCCGGAGAGAAGGGTTGCCGGTAACCTGAATGCGGCAGAGGCAGTCCTGTTGGCTAAAGAGGTATCGGCCCAATGCGTGATTCCCTGCCACTATGATATGTTTGAGTTTAATACAGCTGATCCTCAGTATTTTATCCACTATGCAAACAGCGAAAGGCAGCCATACAGCGTATTGCAAAATGGCGAACGGGCAGAATTTTAG